Proteins encoded in a region of the Tripterygium wilfordii isolate XIE 37 chromosome 21, ASM1340144v1, whole genome shotgun sequence genome:
- the LOC119988894 gene encoding uncharacterized protein LOC119988894, protein MGAGRKKQTLLLKEKSQRSWTVNCSASARNLSKKDLCAVIFGCKHCTIKECYSKQLLGLPSPHFSYVKNINPGLPLFLFNYSDRRLHGIFEASSHGKLNIDPYGWTDGSDETLFAAQVRFRIRMQCLSLTEAEFGPIIADNYYEANLFWFELDRNQTDKLISLFSSSPIATATGRSLSNHVKFSSLSNDQVDLGRGSSQYDLGLDREKPRLEAIVSNNEARNNEYKAGHTNPSSGLSCASVVECTSTINRNTDHSEAVCEHTCSSAAGGINISLPQKSWSSLFKSRTDPITQKEIEDSKLQAGQLSDIEWESSCVGPCCKKQLLESPTHETVVGKNDDGEGLISSAVGDADISASHSESNETLTATDTTQECEELNTTALDVDLPLNLEWSLPWDLPCLDGESQFLDSPENENLGKGNHRDQIQNNANYVAETSLISEMKPSDLQCLVCKLLQEVEDLKSSKSIQGQRISYLEQELVGSKIEIQQLRRRCKELDFGSLASIELAEDCNPHKLKSINEEQLGLEDAILVAGGFDGSSWLSSLDCYHPHRGLLRSLSSMSSVRSYGAAKLYGELYILGGVDCNSWHNTVESYNPVSNRWVSRPPLNRSKGGLAGVMSRERIFAIGGGNGVDYFAEVEMLDLNVGRWIPIRSLLQKRFGAAAAELNGTIYVVGGYDGTTYLNSLERFDPREYYGKNLGSMAASRGCHSLVVLNEKLYAIGGYDGVRMVPTVEIFDPRVGSWMMGDSLNEVRGYFGAVVMGDGIYAIGGMKNNNEVSDTVEYYKEGHGWWVTDRKTLGKRCYFSSIAL, encoded by the exons ATGGGAGCGGGAAGGAAGAAGCAAACCCTTTTATTGAAGGAAAAGTCTCAACGTTCGTGGACAGTAAATTGCAGTGCAAGTGCTAGAAATCTGTCTAAGAAAGACCTTTGTGCGGTCATATTTGGTTGCAAGCACTGTACGATCAAAGAGTGTTATTCTAAACAGCTGCTTG GATTACCTTCTCCCCATTTCTCTTATGTGAAGAACATCAATCCTGGGTTACCATTGTTTTTATTCAACTATAGTGATAGGAGGCTTCATGGTATTTTTGAGGCTTCAAGTCATGGGAAACTGAATATTGATCCATATGGGTGGACTGATGGTTCAGATGAGACCCTATTTGCTGCACAG GTCAGATTCCGTATCCGGATGCAGTGCCTGTCTTTGACAGAAGCAGAGTTTGGCCCTATAATTGCTGACAACTACTATGAAGCAAATCTTTTTTGGTTTGAACTAGATCGTAATCAAACTGACAAGTTGATCTCTTTGTTTTCATCTTCACCCATCGCAACCGCAACTGGTCGTTCCCTTTCAAACCATGTGAAGTTTAGCTCTCTCTCAAATG ATCAAGTCGATTTGGGGCGTGGCTCCTCTCAATATGACCTGGGTCTGGACAGAGAAAAGCCGAGATTGGAGGCTATTGTCAGCAACAATGAAGCCAGAAACAATGAGTATAAGGCTGGTCATACAAATCCAAGTTCTGGGCTTTCATGCGCTTCTGTTGTGGAGTGCACGAGTACTATTAACCGCAACACTGATCATTCTGAAGCAGTATGTGAACACACGTGCTCTTCTGCAGCAGGTGGCATTAATATTTCCCTTCCTCAGAAGTCATGGAGTTCTTTATTCAAAAGTAGAACAGACCCTATTACACAAAAGGAAATTGAAGATAGTAAATTGCAAGCTGGTCAATTGTCTGATATAGAATGGGAGTCTTCTTGTGTTGGCCCATGTTGTAAAAAACAGCTGTTGGAATCTCCAACACATGAGACGGTTGTAGGAAAGAATGATGATGGCGAAGGTTTGATATCCTCTGCCGTTGGAGATGCTGATATTTCTGCTTCTCACAGCGAGTCAAATGAAACCTTGACTGCTACTGATACAACACAAGAATGTGAAGAGCTTAATACAACAGCTTTGGACGTGGATCTGCCTTTGAATCTTGAATGGAGCTTGCCATGGGACTTGCCTTGTTTGGATGGAGAAAGCCAGTTCTTGGATTCtcctgaaaatgaaaatttaggaAAGGGTAATCACAGAGATCAGATCCAAAATAATGCAAACTATGTTGCAGAAACATCACTAATATCTGAAATGAAACCTTCTGACCTTCAGTGCCTAGTATGCaag TTGTTGCAAGAGGTGGAAGATTTGAAGTCATCCAAGTCTATACAAGGTCAAAGAATCAGTTATTTGGAGCAGGAATTG GTTGGGTCTAAAATTGAAATACAACAACTGAGAAGAAGGTGCAAGGAATTGGATTTTGGATCACTAGCATCTATTGAACTTGCTGAAGACTGTAACCCACACAAGCTGAAATCAATCAATGAGGAACAACTAGGCCTTGAAGATGCAATACTTGTAGCTGGAGGATTTGACGGTTCTTCATGGCTATCTTCTTTGGATTGCTATCATCCTCATAGAGGTCTTCTGAGATCACTTAGTTCTATGAGTTCTGTACGGTCTTATGGTGCAGCAAAGTTATATGGTGAACTTTATATTCTCGGTGGGGTGGATTGTAATTCCTGGCATAATACAG TTGAGTCATACAACCCAGTTTCCAATCGATGGGTTAGCCGTCCTCCATTGAATCGAAGTAAGGGAGGCTTAGCTGGAGTAATGTCGCGGGAAAGGATTTTTGCGATTGGTGGTGGAAATGGAGTTGATTACTTCGCAGAGGTGGAGATGTTGGATCTAAATGTTGGAAGGTGGATCCCTATACGTTCACTTTTACAGAAG CGATTTGGCGCTGCCGCCGCAGAACTTAATGGCACAATTTATGTTGTTGGAGGATATGATGGTACAACTTACTTGAA CTCACTTGAGAGATTCGATCCTCGAGAATATTATGGTAAAAATCTTGGGAGCATGGCTGCATCGAGAGGGTGCCATTCTTTGGTTGTTTTGAATGAGAAATT GTATGCTATTGGCGGCTACGACGGAGTTAGAATGGTTCCGACGGTTGAGATCTTTGACCCTCGTGTTGGTTCATGGATGATGGGGGATTCCTTGAACGAGGTTAGGGGATACTTTGGAGCTGTTGTGATGGGAGATGGGATTTATGCCATTGGGGGTATGAAGAATAATAATGAAGTTTCGGACACG GTGGAGTATTACAAGGAGGGCCATGGCTGGTGGGTGACGGACCGGAAAACACTTGGCAAACGGTGCTACTTCTCTTCCATTGCCCTGTAA
- the LOC119988895 gene encoding ethylene receptor-like, whose product MESCNCIEPQWSADELLMKYQYISDFFIALAYFSIPLELIYFVKKSAVFPYRWVLVQFGAFIVLCGATHLINLWTFNVHSKTVEVVMTTAKVLTAAVSCATALMLVHIIPDLLSVKTRELFLKNKAAELDREMGLIRTQEETGRHVRMLTHEIRSTLDRHTILKTTLVELGRTLALEECALWMPTRTGIELQLSYTLRQQNPVGYTVPIHLPVINQVFSSNRAVKISPNCPVARLWPVSGKYMSGEVVAVRVPLLHLNNFQINDWPELSTKRYALMVLMLPSDSARRWHVHELELVEVVADQVAVALSHAAILEESMRARDLLMEQNVALDHARREAETAIRARNDFLAVMNHEMRTPMHAIIALSSLLQETELTPEQRLMVETILKSSNLLATLINDVLDLSRLEDGSLQLDIETFNLHAIFREVLDLIKPIASVKKLLVTLNLAPELPEFAVGDEKRLMQTILNVVGNAVKFSKEGSISITAFVSKGETLRDPQAPDFFPVSSVNHFYLRVQVKDSGAGISPQDIPKIFTKFTQTQSTATRNSGGSGLGLAICKRFVNLMEGHIWIESEGLGKGCTAIFMVKLGFPERSNESRLSFIPKWHANQGLTSFPGLKVLVMDDNGVSRMVTKGLLAHLGCDVTLVGSGDECLRVVSQDHKVVFMDVCVPSVDGHEVAVRIHEKFTKRHERPLIVALTGNTDKLTKETCMRVGMDGVIFKPVSVDKMRSVLTDLLEHRVLFEAI is encoded by the exons ATGGAGTCTTGCAATTGCATTGAGCCACAATGGTCGGCTGATGAATTGTTGATGAAATATCAATATATTTCAGATTTCTTTATTGCCCTGGCCTATTTCTCCATCCCTCTAGAGCTGATCTACTTTGTCAAGAAATCTGCAGTTTTTCCATACAGATGGGTGCTTGTGCAGTTTGGTGCTTTTATAGTTCTGTGTGGGGCAACACATTTGATTAACTTATGGACTTTTAACGTGCATTCAAAAACCGTGGAAGTTGTGATGACAACTGCAAAAGTTTTGACTGCTGCAGTGTCATGTGCAACTGCCCTCATGCTTGTCCACATTATTCCAGATTTATTAAGTGTTAAAACTAGAGAACTATTTTTAAAGAACAAGGCTGCAGAACTTGATAGAGAGATGGGCCTGATTCGTACACAGGAAGAAACAGGGAGACATGTTAGGATGCTTACTCATGAGATTAGAAGCACTCTTGATAGACATACTATATTAAAAACTACACTTGTTGAGCTGGGTAGAACTTTAGCATTAGAAGAATGTGCTTTATGGATGCCAACACGCACTGGGATAGAGCTTCAACTTTCCTACACTCTTCGTCAGCAGAATCCTGTTGGATATACTGTACCCATTCATCTTCCTGTTATCAATCAAGTCTTCAGCAGCAATCGTGCAGTTAAAATATCACCCAATTGTCCAGTGGCAAGACTATGGCCTGTTTCTGGGAAATATATGTCAGGGGAGGTTGTTGCTGTTCGTGTCCCGCTCCTCCATCTCAATAATTTCCAAATTAATGACTGGCCGGAGCTCTCAACAAAACGCTATGCTCTAATGGTTTTAATGCTTCCTTCAGACAGTGCAAGGCGATGGCATGTTCATGAGCTTGAGCTTGTTGAAGTTGTTGCTGATCAG GTGGCTGTTGCTCTTTCGCATGCTGCAATATTGGAAGAGTCCATGAGGGCAAGGGATCTTCTTATGGAGCAGAATGTTGCGCTTGATCATGCCAGGAGAGAAGCAGAAACAGCAATTCGTGCTCGTAATGATTTCCTGGCTGTTATGAACCATGAGATGAGAACTCCAATGCATGCAATTATCGCACTTTCTTCGTTGCTTCAGGAGACAGAGCTGACACCTGAACAGCGTCTGATGGTTGAAACAATCCTTAAGAGTAGTAACCTCTTAGCTACTCTGATAAATGATGTATTAGATCTATCTAGGCTTGAAGATGGAAGCCTTCAATTGGACATTGAAACTTTCAACCTTCATGCTATATTCAGGGAG GTTTTAGACCTTATAAAGCCTATTGCTTCAGTAAAAAAGTTGCTTGTTACATTAAACTTGGCTCCAGAGTTACCAGAATTTGCAGTTGGTGATGAAAAACGCTTGATGCAAACTATTTTAAATGTTGTTGGTAATGCCGTGAAGTTCTCAAAAGAGGGCAGCATATCAATCACTGCTTTTGTTTCGAAAGGAGAAACTCTAAGAGATCCCCAAGCTCCTGATTTTTTCCCAGTGTCAAGCGTTAATCACTTTTATTTGCGTGTGCAG GTAAAAGATTCAGGTGCCGGAATAAGCCCCCAAGATATCCCCAAGATATTTACAAAATTTACACAAACGCAATCTACAGCAACTAGGAATTCTGGTGGCAGTGGACTTGGCCTTGCAATTTGTAAGAG GTTTGTAAATCTGATGGAGGGACACATTTGGATTGAAAGTGAAGGCCTTGGCAAGGGTTGCACTGCTATCTTCATGGTAAAACTTGGTTTCCCAGAGCGGTCAAATGAGTCTAGGCTATCCTTCATACCTAAATGGCACGCAAATCAAGGACTGACAAGCTTTCCAGGGCTCAAAGTTCTTGTTATGGATGATAATGG GGTTAGCAGAATGGTGACCAAAGGACTTCTTGCACACCTGGGTTGTGATGTTACACTAGTAGGTTCTGGTGATGAGTGCTTGCGTGTTGTATCTCAAGACCACAAAGTGGTTTTCATGGATGTTTGTGTGCCCAGCGTGGATGGTCATGAAGTGGCAGTCCGTATCCATGAAAAGTTTACAAAACGACATGAAAGGCCTTTGATAGTGGCACTCACTGGAAACACAGACAAGTTGACCAAGGAGACCTGCATGAGGGTTGGCATGGATGGTGTTATATTCAAACCTGTTTCAGTTGATAAAATGAGGAGTGTTTTAACAGACCTTCTTGAGCACCGAGTTCTCTTCGAGGCAATCTAA
- the LOC119988976 gene encoding nascent polypeptide-associated complex subunit alpha-like protein 1, which yields MTAQTQEEILASLLQEQKIDDKPEEPLVEDDDEDDDEDDDDEKDDEAEAGQQDGDASARSRQSRSEKKSRKAMLKLGMKPIPSVSRVTVKKSKNILFVISKPDVFKSPASDTYIIFGEAKIEDLSSQLQTQAAEQFKAPDLSHVISKPESSAMAQDDEDVDETGVEPKDIELVMTQAGVSRPKAVRALKDAGGDIVSAIMELTN from the exons ATGACTGCCCAAACTCAGGAAGAGATCCTCGCCTCCCTTCTTCAAGAACAGAAGATCGATGAT aaGCCCGAAGAACCTTtagttgaagatgatgatgaagatgacgaTGAGGATGACGATGATGAGAAAGATGATGAAGCTGAGG CTGGACAACAGGACGGAGATGCCAGTGCTAGGTCAAGGCAAAGCCGAAGCGAAAAGAAGAGCCGGAAAGCAATGTTAAAGCTTGGCATGAAACCTATTCCAAGTGTTAGCCGGGTTACTGTTAAGAAGAGCAAAAAT ATCTTATTTGTCATCTCAAAACCGGATGTTTTTAAGAGCCCAGCATCAGATACTTACATTATCTTTGGGGAGGCAAAGATTGAGGACTTGAGTTCACAACTGCAGACCCAGGCTGCTGAGCAGTTTAAGGCTCCTGATCTCAGCCACGTTATCTCCAAACCTGAGTCATCGGCCATGGCTCAAGATGATGAAGATGTGGATGAGACTGGAGTAGAGCCTAAGGATATTGAGCTAGTGATGACTCAAGCAGGCGTATCTAGGCCAAAGGCTGTGAGGGCACTAAAGGATGCCGGTGGAGATATAGTTTCCGCTATCATGGAGCTTACCAACTGA